From the genome of Glycine max cultivar Williams 82 chromosome 2, Glycine_max_v4.0, whole genome shotgun sequence, one region includes:
- the LOC100808910 gene encoding zinc-finger homeodomain protein 1, with protein sequence MNEYTFGQRKHEGTERETLREREYETPTTRISQNLLNSIEKLTKLKEFREMEFEDQEEQEEELCMGGGGAGYDPTRMKVPVAAEPVRSTNGGGGRARYRECLKNHAVGIGGHALDGCGEFMAAGMEGTLDALKCAACSCHRNFHRKEADSSAVVAFSGGDPYLIPHHHPPPQFAAYYRHPAGYLHVAGQQHRSAVGGTLALPSTSGGGGTQSTREDQEDISNNPSAGGTGSKKRFRTKFTVEQKEKMLELAEKLGWRIQKQDEAVVQAFCNETGVKRHVLKVWMHNNKHTLGKKP encoded by the coding sequence ATGAACGAATACACCTTTGGACAAAGAAAGCACGAAGGCACAGAGAGAGAAACACTGCGAGAGAGAGAGTACGAGACCCCCACCACCCGAATTTCTCAAAACTTGTTAAACAGTATCGAAAAGTTAACGAAATTGAAAGAATTTCGCGAAATGGAATTCGAGGATCAAGAGGAGCAGGAGGAGGAGCTGTGTATGGGTGGCGGCGGAGCGGGTTACGACCCGACCCGGATGAAGGTTCCGGTAGCGGCGGAGCCGGTAAGGAGCACCAACGGCGGCGGCGGAAGGGCGAGGTACAGGGAGTGTTTGAAGAACCACGCCGTTGGGATCGGAGGCCACGCGCTTGACGGTTGCGGCGAGTTTATGGCGGCGGGGATGGAGGGCACCCTTGACGCGTTGAAATGCGCCGCGTGCAGCTGCCACCGCAACTTTCACCGTAAGGAGGCGGATTCCTCCGCCGTGGTCGCCTTCTCCGGCGGGGACCCGTATTTAATTCCCCACCACCACCCGCCGCCGCAGTTTGCGGCGTACTACCGTCATCCGGCGGGGTATCTCCACGTGGCGGGACAGCAGCACCGTTCGGCGGTGGGGGGGACGCTGGCGCTGCCGTCGACGTCCGGCGGCGGCGGAACTCAGAGCACGCGTGAGGACCAGGAAGACATTTCGAACAATCCGAGTGCAGGAGGAACAGGGTCCAAGAAACGGTTCAGAACAAAATTCACTGTGGAGCAAAAGGAGAAAATGCTTGAACTTGCTGAAAAACTAGGGTGgaggattcagaaacaggacgAGGCTGTGGTCCAAGCCTTCTGCAACGAAACCGGTGTCAAGCGTCACGTTCTCAAGGTTTGGATGCATAACAACAAGCACACCCTCGGTAAGAAGCCCTag
- the LOC100809459 gene encoding uncharacterized protein translates to MGHEGEYPRADILDLSAENCQDFYSSTWLSSTLDSQKEKTENRKRESDYVKKKNCNILAVPISEEELKIRSELGMEIERDLEEEIKEGIYHLALRLHRIYQERKERSTKEACELDNDYQARAVSEVNISIRMEGATKVEIKEINKEEAEKGCAYSRNSRPQNVKEVKKVDWVKTLRAGSSPVCARRSSCVSSKNKDIKKLGTDDPNVFSNWKIHGGRGKNAGSTGLVKRNASVDKKILQLVWKV, encoded by the exons ATGGGTCATGAAGGAGAGTACCCCAGGGCAGATATCCTAG ATTTATCAGCAGAGAATTGCCAAGATTTTTACAGCAGTACTTGGCTCAGTTCAACGCTGGACTCACAAAAG GAGAAAACTGAAAACCGCAAAAGGGAGAGCGATTACGTGAAGAAGAAGAACTGTAACATCCTCGCAGTTCCGATTTCGGAAGAGGAGCTGAAGATACGAAGTGAGCTAGGAATGGAGATTGAAAGAGACTTAGAAGAAGAGATCAAGGAAGGTATTTACCACCTTGCTCTTCGGTTGCACCGGATTTACCAGGAGAGGAAGGAAAGAAGTACAAAAGAAGCATGTGAGCTTGACAATGATTACCAAGCTAGAGCAGTTTCTGAAGTGAACATAAGCATAAGAATGGAAGGAGCAACTAAAgttgaaattaaagaaatcaacaaAGAAGAAGCTGAAAAGGGTTGTGCTTATTCACGGAATTCTAGGCCACAAAATGTGAAGGAAGTGAAGAAGGTTGATTGGGTGAAAACCCTGAGAGCAGGTTCAAGTCCTGTTTGTGCTAGAAGATCATCATGTGTCAGTTCAAAGAATAAGGATATAAAAAAGTTAGGCACTGATGACCCTAATGTTTTCTCCAACTGGAAAATTCATGGTGGGAGGGGAAAGAATGCAGGTTCCACCGGGCTAGTGAAACGGAATGCAAGTGTGGACAAGAAGATACTTCAATTGGTGTggaaggtttga
- the LOC100527160 gene encoding cyclin-D4-1, which translates to MAHNSDSATSNLLLLCSENSSTCFDDDGLECDAADGSNSRISHHEGGGGSELLLACFVAQSEEAVRAMVEREKEHLPRDDYLMRLRSGGLDLDLLGVRKEALDWIWKAHSYLGFGPLSFCLAVNYLDRFLSVFELPRGVSWTVQLLAVACLSIAAKMEEIKVPQSVDLQVGELKFLFEARTIQKMELLVLSTLRWKMCAITPCSFIDYFLGKITCEQH; encoded by the exons ATGGCTCACAACTCAGACAGTGCCACCtccaaccttcttcttctctgttCCGAGAACAGCAGCACCTGCTTCGATGATGATGGTTTGGAATGTGATGCCGCAGATGGGTCTAACTCCAGAATCTCGCACCATGAGGGTGGTGGTGGATCGGAGTTGTTGCTGGCGTGTTTTGTGGCGCAGAGTGAGGAAGCTGTGAGGGCTATggtggagagagaaaaagagcaTTTGCCGAGGGATGATTACTTGATGAGGCTGAGGAGTGGGGGGTTGGACTTGGACTTGTTGGGTGTTAGAAAGGAGGCTCTTGATTGGATTTGGAAG GCTCATTCTTATCTTGGATTTGGACCCCTGAGTTTTTGTTTAGCTGTGAACTACTTGGATCGCTTCCTATCGGTTTTTGAGTTACCT AGAGGTGTGAGTTGGACTGTGCAATTGTTGGCTGTAGCTTGCTTGTCGATTGCGGCCAAAATGGAGGAGATCAAAGTGCCTCAATCCGTAGATTTACAG GTTGGGGAACTAAAGTTTTTGTTTGAAGCGAGAACCATTCAAAAAATGGAACTACTTGTATTAAGCACACTGAGATGGAAAATGTGCGCTATAACTCCTTGTTCCTTCATAGACTACTTCCTTGGCAAGATCACTTGCGAGCAGCAT